From Candidatus Epulonipiscium sp., the proteins below share one genomic window:
- a CDS encoding endospore germination permease — protein MFSKNDKASIRQVEILLILDLFSTSVLFFPRSAAEFANQDAWIIVILSTLLAFVYGYLVTEIAMRFPGDTFVEFSSKILSKPIGIILSSLLAIKLCFSISLELRVFGELTKQVLLPRTPIEIIIASMLLICSYMVRKGYECRARLGEILIFIMFIPLIIILIFVIPDTDFSNLMPVFTTPIPKMLEGMYFMAFTYTPVELLLMVAPLVNNPKKLRRVSFTAIGAVGVMSTILVIITIGVLGSIGTKQQIWPVMTLMQVIEIPGAFIERQDALMMIFWILSVFSFISAGLYFISLIITRLIKAREQRFLVLPLVPVLYFISLIPNNIVETLEWTKLIRNYFRILFILPIPLILLIIARVRKLGEPIEKK, from the coding sequence ATGTTTTCTAAAAATGATAAGGCTTCTATTAGACAAGTAGAAATACTACTCATTTTAGATTTATTTAGTACATCCGTACTTTTTTTTCCTAGGAGTGCGGCTGAATTTGCAAATCAGGATGCGTGGATAATTGTTATTCTTTCAACTTTACTGGCATTTGTTTATGGATACCTTGTAACAGAAATAGCTATGAGATTTCCGGGGGATACCTTTGTTGAGTTTTCTTCTAAAATACTATCAAAACCTATTGGAATTATCTTAAGCAGTCTTTTAGCTATAAAATTATGTTTTAGTATATCCCTTGAGCTAAGGGTGTTTGGAGAATTGACAAAACAGGTCCTCCTACCTAGGACTCCCATTGAGATTATAATAGCCTCCATGCTTTTAATATGTTCCTATATGGTTCGAAAAGGTTATGAGTGTAGGGCGAGACTTGGAGAAATTCTTATATTTATTATGTTTATTCCCCTAATTATTATTTTGATATTTGTAATTCCGGATACAGATTTTTCCAATCTGATGCCTGTGTTTACAACACCCATTCCTAAAATGCTAGAGGGAATGTATTTTATGGCATTTACCTATACCCCTGTGGAACTACTTTTGATGGTTGCTCCGCTTGTGAATAATCCTAAAAAGTTAAGGAGGGTCTCTTTTACCGCCATAGGAGCTGTTGGGGTTATGAGTACCATTTTAGTTATAATCACCATAGGAGTTCTTGGCTCCATAGGGACAAAACAGCAAATATGGCCTGTTATGACCTTAATGCAAGTAATAGAAATCCCCGGTGCTTTTATTGAAAGACAAGATGCTCTTATGATGATTTTTTGGATTTTATCTGTGTTCTCATTTATCAGTGCGGGCTTATATTTTATTAGCTTGATTATTACAAGGCTTATCAAAGCTAGGGAACAGCGATTTTTAGTACTTCCCTTAGTACCTGTTTTATATTTTATATCTCTTATTCCTAATAATATTGTAGAAACTTTAGAATGGACAAAACTTATTAGAAACTATTTTAGGATTTTGTTTATTCTTCCCATACCTCTCATTCTTCTGATTATTGCAAGGGTAAGAAAGCTAGGTGAACCCATTGAAAAGAAATAA
- the sleB gene encoding spore cortex-lytic enzyme: MDFKKISLIVLSAVMIINLGFSGWVYLVTPKTIEAATYTWGSEGDVVRQIQQKLKQWGYYTGNADGKYGYKTWEAVKSFQSKNGLKADGIAGQQTLEKIGIQVKDNSQRGGGDSASGKDVRLMASAIHGEGRGEPYEGQVAIGAVILNRVRHSSFPNTIAGVIYQPGAFDAVKDGQINLDPGDSSLKAARDALNGWDPTGGAIYYWNPATAKSKWIWSVPITKRIGKHVFGKK, from the coding sequence ATGGATTTTAAAAAGATATCACTTATAGTACTTTCTGCCGTTATGATAATTAATCTTGGTTTTAGTGGGTGGGTTTATTTAGTTACCCCTAAGACCATAGAGGCTGCTACGTATACCTGGGGCTCGGAAGGAGATGTAGTAAGGCAGATACAGCAAAAACTAAAGCAATGGGGATATTATACAGGTAATGCAGATGGCAAATACGGGTATAAAACTTGGGAGGCTGTTAAGTCCTTTCAATCTAAAAATGGATTAAAGGCAGATGGCATAGCAGGACAGCAAACCCTTGAAAAAATAGGAATTCAAGTTAAAGATAATTCACAAAGAGGGGGAGGAGATTCAGCCTCAGGTAAGGATGTGAGGCTTATGGCATCGGCTATCCATGGGGAAGGAAGGGGAGAGCCCTATGAAGGTCAAGTTGCAATTGGAGCAGTGATTTTAAACAGGGTAAGGCATTCATCTTTTCCCAACACCATAGCGGGGGTAATCTATCAACCAGGGGCATTTGATGCTGTGAAAGATGGTCAGATTAATCTAGACCCGGGGGACTCCTCCCTTAAAGCGGCAAGGGATGCCTTAAATGGGTGGGATCCTACCGGTGGGGCGATATATTATTGGAACCCTGCAACAGCTAAAAGTAAATGGATTTGGTCAGTACCGATTACGAAACGAATAGGAAAGCATGTTTTTGGTAAAAAATAA
- a CDS encoding D-alanine--D-alanine ligase, whose protein sequence is MILISLRSYNNTIYHLKRGIGLNNKKTVVVLFGGQSSEHEVSLVSAKNVISSIDTNKYFVLTVGITKKGKWMLYNGPIKHIESGEWERFATPAFISPDATIKGLVKIAGDKFKIIPIDVVFPVLHGMYGEDGTIQGMLEMANIPYVGCGVLASGISMDKVYTKIIIEKQNIAQALYTVVYKEELKNINDTVSRIEDVIAYPCFIKPSNAGSSVGITKAHNREELIKGLNIAALHDRKILIEETIIGREVECAVLGNEDVSASGVGEIIPAAEFYDYDAKYNNNESKTILTPNLEKEIVDEIRAKAIRIFKAVEGLGLSRVDFFVEKDTNRVIFNEINTMPGFTSISMYPMLWENAGIPKQKLCHTLIELALKKVEN, encoded by the coding sequence ATGATTCTAATAAGCCTAAGGTCATACAATAATACTATATATCATTTGAAAAGAGGGATTGGATTGAATAATAAAAAGACAGTAGTTGTACTTTTTGGGGGACAGTCCTCGGAACATGAGGTTTCCTTAGTATCTGCCAAAAATGTAATAAGCAGTATTGATACAAATAAATACTTTGTTCTTACCGTAGGTATAACAAAAAAGGGTAAGTGGATGTTATATAACGGTCCTATTAAACATATAGAATCAGGGGAATGGGAAAGATTTGCAACCCCTGCCTTTATAAGTCCCGATGCTACCATTAAGGGTTTAGTGAAAATTGCTGGGGATAAATTTAAAATAATTCCTATAGATGTGGTGTTTCCTGTACTTCATGGCATGTATGGAGAAGATGGGACCATCCAGGGAATGCTAGAAATGGCAAATATCCCATATGTGGGGTGTGGGGTTTTAGCCTCGGGTATTTCTATGGATAAGGTATATACCAAAATTATTATAGAAAAACAAAATATTGCGCAAGCTTTATATACCGTCGTATATAAGGAAGAATTAAAGAATATAAATGATACGGTATCAAGGATAGAAGATGTTATTGCCTATCCATGTTTTATTAAACCTTCCAATGCAGGTTCATCTGTAGGGATAACTAAGGCTCATAATAGGGAAGAATTAATAAAGGGTCTAAATATAGCAGCCCTTCATGATAGAAAGATACTAATAGAAGAGACCATAATAGGTAGGGAAGTAGAGTGTGCCGTTCTAGGAAATGAAGATGTATCTGCCTCAGGAGTGGGTGAAATAATTCCAGCTGCAGAATTCTATGATTACGATGCAAAATATAACAATAATGAATCAAAAACAATATTAACCCCAAATTTAGAAAAGGAAATTGTCGATGAAATTAGAGCCAAAGCGATACGTATATTTAAGGCTGTTGAAGGTTTAGGGTTATCAAGGGTCGACTTTTTTGTGGAAAAAGATACTAATAGGGTGATTTTTAACGAAATAAATACGATGCCTGGTTTTACCTCCATCAGTATGTATCCTATGCTTTGGGAGAATGCTGGTATTCCAAAGCAGAAACTTTGTCATACACTTATTGAATTAGCTCTAAAAAAAGTAGAAAACTAA
- a CDS encoding DUF1934 domain-containing protein, which yields MKNTQKGQKVILSILGTQKYEGHEDAVEIVAPGYYYIKNNKEYLTYKEENEDKEDTVTTIKIDNGKVSVMRFGGINSNMTFELNKKHTTYYDTSQGALVISVLAKKINTDLYEGEGEIKITYEMEINHASMGINFLNIKINSTVNQERTIPTSCYLEHNGETKNLRSTQDDWS from the coding sequence ATGAAAAATACACAAAAGGGTCAGAAAGTTATTTTATCCATACTAGGAACACAAAAATACGAAGGGCATGAGGATGCTGTTGAAATAGTTGCCCCAGGATATTATTATATAAAAAATAATAAAGAATATCTAACATATAAAGAGGAAAATGAAGACAAAGAAGATACAGTGACTACAATAAAGATTGATAATGGTAAGGTGTCGGTTATGAGGTTTGGGGGGATTAATTCCAATATGACCTTCGAGCTTAATAAAAAGCATACAACTTACTATGATACTAGTCAGGGAGCTTTGGTTATTTCCGTCTTAGCTAAAAAAATTAATACAGATTTATATGAGGGGGAAGGTGAAATTAAAATCACTTACGAAATGGAGATAAATCACGCATCCATGGGAATAAATTTTTTAAATATAAAGATTAATTCTACAGTTAATCAGGAAAGGACCATACCTACTTCCTGTTATTTAGAACATAATGGAGAAACTAAGAACCTTCGCTCTACCCAGGATGACTGGAGTTAA
- the ypeB gene encoding germination protein YpeB, whose translation MKERNNKFYQWKKQLSRVQMYSITMVVLALTLGFGIYQYKQKLNYRQYLQNRFQKSFYETVTYVDNMDNLLSKTKLTKNPDQSAPIFAQIWREASSAQGNLGDLPYQHASISKALKFLSQASDFSFAMTNKAIGGHELDKEDWEKVSQIQKYAKALSKELNNIKQEINNGSRIDWEKVEKAGYQDLAKGEGKKITGSISEVSKQFQDIPTLIYDGPFSDHIEKMEPRMLRNKRKITKEEGEKIVEDFIGKDKINSIKQTGQTDTKVEHTIPVYSYQVILKNQDEPTISVDVTQQKGMILWMLNYTEAQSSGKEINLEEARKKAEQFLKEKDYPHMKPSYYEKVDSTVVINFAPQIDEVIMYPDLIKVKVSMNNGEIIGFESLGYIMMHHDRKLPEIKLTEEEAREKITSNFKIQKVNMAVIPLESKREVLCYEFKGVHEKNPFIVYINAENGRQEKILQIIQNKNSVLTQ comes from the coding sequence TTGAAAGAAAGAAATAACAAATTTTATCAATGGAAAAAACAATTATCCAGAGTCCAAATGTATAGTATTACAATGGTGGTTTTGGCTCTTACTCTGGGTTTTGGCATATACCAGTATAAGCAAAAGCTAAATTATAGACAATATTTACAAAATCGTTTCCAAAAGTCTTTTTATGAAACGGTTACCTATGTAGACAATATGGATAATTTGCTATCAAAAACAAAACTCACTAAAAATCCCGATCAAAGTGCTCCAATATTTGCTCAGATTTGGAGAGAAGCTTCCTCAGCCCAAGGAAACCTGGGGGATTTACCTTATCAGCATGCTAGTATTTCAAAAGCCTTAAAGTTTCTATCCCAAGCCAGTGACTTTTCCTTTGCCATGACGAATAAGGCAATAGGAGGGCATGAATTAGATAAAGAAGACTGGGAAAAGGTATCTCAGATACAAAAATATGCAAAGGCTCTTTCTAAGGAATTAAATAATATAAAGCAAGAAATCAATAATGGCAGCAGAATAGACTGGGAAAAGGTAGAAAAGGCGGGATATCAAGATTTGGCTAAGGGGGAAGGTAAGAAAATAACAGGTTCAATATCGGAGGTTAGTAAGCAATTCCAGGATATTCCTACATTAATTTACGATGGCCCCTTCTCAGACCATATAGAAAAGATGGAACCTAGGATGCTTAGGAATAAAAGAAAGATTACAAAAGAAGAAGGAGAAAAAATAGTTGAAGATTTTATAGGTAAAGATAAAATTAATTCCATTAAACAAACAGGTCAAACAGATACAAAGGTAGAACACACAATCCCAGTATATAGTTACCAAGTAATTTTAAAAAATCAAGATGAACCGACAATTTCAGTGGATGTGACTCAACAAAAAGGTATGATTCTTTGGATGTTAAATTACACAGAAGCACAGTCTTCCGGAAAGGAAATAAATCTAGAGGAAGCTAGAAAAAAGGCGGAGCAATTTCTAAAGGAAAAAGACTATCCCCATATGAAGCCTAGTTATTATGAAAAAGTAGATAGTACGGTTGTTATAAATTTTGCTCCTCAAATAGACGAAGTAATAATGTACCCCGATTTAATTAAAGTAAAGGTATCCATGAATAATGGAGAGATAATAGGTTTTGAATCTTTGGGGTATATAATGATGCACCACGATAGAAAGTTGCCAGAAATAAAATTAACTGAAGAAGAAGCAAGGGAAAAGATAACCTCCAATTTTAAAATCCAAAAAGTAAATATGGCAGTTATTCCATTAGAATCTAAAAGGGAGGTACTTTGCTACGAGTTTAAGGGCGTACATGAAAAAAATCCATTCATAGTTTATATTAATGCTGAAAATGGAAGGCAAGAAAAGATATTACAAATAATACAAAATAAAAATTCAGTCCTAACCCAATAA
- a CDS encoding Ger(x)C family spore germination protein, translating to MKRNKIFILSTILIVTILTGCWDRMSIDRRAFVLAIGIDKFIFDEEKDDPNLNTHWTKFRVAFSIPNLPKLVGQQGVTEEPRYAKVSTGPTFSNTYKGLEGRINKTIYFGHTKAIVLGDELLKDKALFKEVLDIFLRNSEFSRSIPIVAIDGAAEDVVKVHPDMQPMIGMHITQLFENNQGETIRFEEKTLGELIKSLQEDKMAIIPQIHLGEKDIKIAGAAIIKDYELAGWLDDRQIKGILWIKKKNRRLEVSAPYKDFHVAYHVSSAKSKIRFNEDNGKLSCNIIIEAEGNLDEYILDESALDNKEIKKIEMAFEKVIKEEIRNSLRVLQEEYKADVIEIGKELERQDYKRWNKVKDNWEEEFQEMDFIIDIHVKIRRIGQAK from the coding sequence TTGAAAAGAAATAAGATATTTATTTTATCCACTATACTAATAGTGACTATACTTACAGGCTGCTGGGATAGAATGAGCATAGATAGAAGGGCATTTGTCTTAGCGATAGGTATAGATAAATTTATATTTGATGAAGAAAAAGATGATCCTAATTTGAATACCCATTGGACAAAATTCAGGGTAGCTTTTAGTATCCCTAACCTTCCAAAACTTGTAGGTCAGCAAGGGGTAACTGAAGAACCAAGATATGCCAAGGTTAGTACAGGACCAACATTTTCTAATACCTATAAAGGATTAGAAGGACGCATTAACAAGACAATTTATTTTGGACATACTAAGGCAATAGTATTAGGTGATGAACTTCTAAAGGATAAAGCCTTATTTAAAGAGGTTTTAGATATTTTTTTAAGGAATTCAGAATTTAGTAGAAGTATTCCCATTGTAGCAATCGATGGTGCCGCAGAGGATGTTGTCAAGGTTCACCCCGATATGCAGCCCATGATAGGAATGCATATTACACAGTTATTTGAAAACAACCAAGGGGAAACCATACGTTTTGAAGAAAAAACCTTAGGAGAACTTATTAAAAGCCTTCAAGAAGATAAAATGGCAATCATTCCTCAAATACATCTTGGGGAAAAAGATATTAAAATTGCCGGGGCAGCAATTATTAAAGATTATGAATTAGCAGGATGGCTTGACGATAGGCAGATAAAGGGAATTCTTTGGATCAAAAAGAAAAATAGAAGGCTAGAGGTTAGTGCTCCTTATAAGGATTTCCATGTTGCATATCATGTATCTAGCGCCAAGTCCAAGATAAGATTTAATGAAGATAACGGGAAGCTGTCTTGTAATATCATAATTGAAGCAGAGGGAAACCTTGATGAATATATACTTGATGAAAGTGCATTGGACAATAAGGAAATTAAAAAGATTGAAATGGCATTTGAAAAGGTTATAAAAGAAGAAATCCGTAACTCCCTTAGAGTACTTCAGGAAGAATATAAGGCAGATGTAATAGAAATAGGAAAAGAATTAGAAAGGCAAGATTACAAAAGGTGGAATAAGGTAAAGGATAACTGGGAAGAAGAATTTCAAGAGATGGATTTTATAATTGATATCCATGTAAAAATCCGCCGTATAGGACAGGCAAAATAA
- the galU gene encoding UTP--glucose-1-phosphate uridylyltransferase GalU — protein sequence MRIRKAIIPAAGLGTRFLPATKAQPKEMLPIVDKPTIQYIVEEAVNSGIEDIIIVTGRSKRSIEDHFDKSIELELDLERKGKVELLKLARQASELANIHYIRQKEPKGLGHAILTAKNFIGDEPFAVLLGDDIIVSENPCLKQMIEIFNEFKTSILGVQKVPDEDVNKYGIIGAKHIENRVYKVTDMVEKPKTKEAPSNIAILGRYIITPRIFDYLEVQEAGTGGEIQLTDALKKLSEEEAIYAYDFIGKRYDVGNKMGFLRATVEFALNRDDLKDEFLEYLHFILDKTKK from the coding sequence ATGAGAATAAGAAAAGCAATTATCCCAGCAGCAGGGCTAGGAACAAGATTTCTCCCTGCAACCAAGGCACAGCCTAAAGAAATGCTCCCCATAGTGGATAAACCAACCATTCAGTACATCGTAGAGGAAGCAGTAAATTCAGGTATAGAAGATATAATTATTGTTACAGGAAGAAGTAAAAGGTCCATAGAGGATCATTTTGATAAGTCTATAGAACTAGAATTAGACTTAGAAAGAAAAGGGAAAGTAGAACTTTTAAAGTTAGCAAGACAAGCCTCAGAACTAGCAAATATCCATTATATCCGCCAAAAAGAACCCAAAGGCCTAGGACATGCAATATTAACTGCAAAAAATTTTATCGGGGACGAACCTTTTGCAGTTTTATTAGGGGATGATATCATTGTTTCAGAAAATCCCTGTTTAAAACAGATGATAGAAATATTTAATGAATTTAAGACTTCTATCTTAGGGGTGCAAAAGGTTCCTGATGAAGATGTTAATAAATATGGAATAATAGGGGCTAAACATATAGAAAATAGGGTTTATAAAGTAACTGATATGGTTGAAAAACCAAAGACAAAAGAGGCACCATCAAATATAGCAATTCTTGGAAGATATATTATTACCCCTAGAATTTTTGATTATCTTGAAGTTCAGGAAGCTGGGACAGGGGGAGAGATACAATTAACCGATGCCTTGAAAAAGCTCTCAGAGGAAGAGGCTATCTATGCCTATGATTTTATAGGGAAAAGATACGATGTAGGAAATAAAATGGGCTTTTTAAGGGCAACCGTCGAATTTGCCCTTAATCGTGATGATTTAAAAGATGAATTTTTAGAATATCTACACTTTATATTAGATAAAACCAAAAAATAA
- a CDS encoding aminotransferase class I/II-fold pyridoxal phosphate-dependent enzyme: MNRIDHTKTPLFTALKEHMDKDIVPFHVPGHKYGHGNPELLEFLGENTMKADVNGMEDLDNACNPISVIKEAEEYLADAFGAESAYFLVNGTTSGIQAMIMSAVRPGEQIIIPRNAHKSTIGGVILSGAIPIYVPSEINEELGIAMGVAASVIKKAVEIHDFAKAVFVVNPTYYGAVSDLKAIVRSAHRNGTAVLVDEAHGAHMHFHDDFPLTAMEVGADMSACSTHKTGGSLTQSSVLLLRGNMIEKEKVKQVINLTFTTSASYLLMASIDTARKLLATKGEGMLEETLGLCRYARKRLNEIEGIYAFGRELIGNPGCYDLDETKLGIHVRRLGISGFEMEKVLRDEYSIQVEMSDIYNVMAVISLGDKKEDIDKLVDAVADIAKKRGVHDVKNIICLPDMPELIVSPRDAFYSHKRAIPLEECAGEICAEMIMAYPPGIPIICPGERITKDIIDYVKILKEENCQMQGTADPYVNYIRVLGRSIGE, encoded by the coding sequence GTGAACCGAATTGATCATACAAAAACCCCTCTATTTACGGCTCTAAAAGAACATATGGATAAGGATATTGTACCCTTTCATGTGCCAGGACATAAATATGGTCATGGAAATCCGGAACTTTTAGAGTTTTTAGGTGAAAATACAATGAAGGCGGATGTAAATGGGATGGAGGATCTTGATAATGCCTGTAACCCCATTTCAGTTATTAAGGAAGCAGAGGAATATTTAGCAGATGCCTTTGGGGCTGAGAGTGCATACTTTTTAGTAAATGGCACAACCTCGGGAATACAGGCCATGATTATGAGTGCCGTAAGACCAGGGGAGCAGATAATTATTCCAAGGAATGCACATAAGTCAACTATAGGAGGCGTCATTTTATCTGGAGCAATCCCAATATATGTACCCTCAGAGATTAATGAAGAATTGGGCATTGCCATGGGAGTGGCAGCATCTGTTATAAAAAAAGCAGTAGAAATCCATGATTTCGCAAAGGCAGTTTTTGTTGTTAATCCTACATATTATGGAGCAGTATCAGACCTTAAGGCAATCGTGAGAAGTGCCCATAGAAATGGTACGGCAGTTTTGGTAGATGAGGCCCATGGAGCCCATATGCATTTTCATGATGACTTTCCTTTGACAGCTATGGAGGTCGGGGCAGATATGAGTGCATGTAGCACCCATAAAACAGGGGGCAGCTTAACCCAAAGTTCAGTCCTACTTCTTAGGGGAAATATGATTGAGAAAGAAAAAGTAAAACAGGTAATCAATTTAACTTTTACAACTAGTGCTTCGTACCTACTTATGGCCTCCATTGATACGGCTAGGAAGCTACTAGCCACTAAGGGGGAGGGGATGTTAGAAGAAACCCTAGGGCTCTGTAGGTATGCTAGAAAGAGGTTAAATGAAATAGAAGGAATATATGCCTTTGGAAGAGAACTAATAGGAAATCCCGGTTGCTATGATTTGGATGAAACCAAGTTAGGGATTCATGTTAGAAGACTTGGAATCAGTGGCTTTGAAATGGAAAAAGTCTTAAGAGATGAATATAGTATACAAGTCGAAATGTCTGATATATACAATGTTATGGCTGTTATAAGTTTGGGAGATAAAAAAGAAGATATAGACAAACTGGTGGATGCAGTGGCAGATATTGCAAAGAAAAGGGGAGTCCATGATGTAAAAAATATAATTTGCCTTCCCGATATGCCAGAACTTATAGTATCACCAAGGGATGCTTTTTATAGCCATAAAAGGGCAATCCCCTTAGAGGAATGTGCAGGGGAAATTTGTGCCGAGATGATTATGGCATATCCTCCGGGTATTCCGATAATATGCCCGGGAGAAAGAATTACCAAAGATATTATAGACTATGTAAAGATTTTGAAAGAGGAAAATTGTCAGATGCAGGGAACGGCAGATCCCTATGTAAATTATATAAGAGTCCTTGGAAGAAGTATAGGAGAATAA
- the spoIIR gene encoding stage II sporulation protein R, translating into MKIINWFKREKSILLVSIILGSIITGVILNYTKGYSEAIQTSLANHVIRFHVVANSDSREDQEMKIEVRDAILEEMTPLLSTSDKIEVTRDILIKNSNKMEEIAKEIIKKWGKNYPVKVTLGPAVFPTKQYGDIILPTGEYEALKVSIGKATGKNWWCVMFPPLCFVDVTHGVVPEDTKEDLKQVLSEEEYKIITQAAYEEEIPIKIKFKIVEWWQGKKVNKKYQFVEKGL; encoded by the coding sequence ATGAAAATAATCAACTGGTTTAAAAGGGAAAAATCCATACTCCTTGTATCTATAATCCTAGGAAGTATCATTACAGGAGTCATTTTAAATTATACTAAAGGATACTCAGAAGCCATCCAAACTTCCTTAGCAAATCATGTTATTAGATTTCATGTCGTAGCAAATAGTGATTCTAGAGAAGACCAAGAAATGAAGATAGAAGTAAGGGATGCTATTTTAGAAGAAATGACTCCCCTACTTTCTACCTCTGATAAAATAGAGGTAACAAGAGACATCCTTATTAAAAATAGCAATAAGATGGAAGAAATAGCAAAGGAAATAATAAAGAAATGGGGTAAAAATTATCCTGTTAAAGTTACCTTAGGCCCTGCGGTATTTCCAACGAAGCAATATGGAGATATCATTCTTCCAACAGGGGAGTATGAAGCGCTAAAAGTATCCATAGGGAAAGCTACAGGAAAGAACTGGTGGTGTGTTATGTTTCCTCCTCTTTGTTTTGTTGATGTGACCCACGGGGTAGTCCCGGAAGATACGAAGGAGGATTTAAAACAGGTTCTTAGTGAAGAAGAATATAAAATAATAACCCAAGCAGCTTATGAAGAGGAAATTCCCATTAAAATAAAGTTTAAAATCGTGGAATGGTGGCAAGGGAAAAAGGTCAACAAGAAATATCAATTTGTTGAAAAAGGATTATGA
- a CDS encoding glutamate racemase translates to MDNRPIGIFDSGVGGLTVVSEILKVLPNEEIIYFGDTARVPYGSKSKETVTKYSKQIIRFLLTRNIKAIIIACNTASSNSLEDVQNTFQIPIIGVVGPGAVMAYKTTRNSRVGIIGTEATIRSKSYTNAIKKYNGNIKTFSSSCPLFVPLAEEGWTDNDIAYLVAKKYLEPFYEKRIDTLVLGCTHYPLLMGVIQDVIGPEVKLVNPALEAAMNLKELLANKKGLRESESSPNHFFYVSDNTTKFEQIAAIVLKKMIPPVQKIDIEKY, encoded by the coding sequence ATGGACAATCGTCCCATAGGAATATTTGATTCAGGGGTCGGGGGGCTTACAGTAGTTAGCGAGATACTAAAGGTGCTTCCTAATGAAGAAATAATATACTTTGGAGATACTGCAAGGGTCCCTTATGGAAGTAAATCTAAAGAAACTGTAACTAAATATTCAAAACAAATTATTAGGTTCCTACTTACAAGGAATATTAAGGCAATTATTATTGCCTGTAATACAGCTAGCTCCAACAGCTTAGAAGATGTACAAAACACTTTTCAGATTCCTATTATAGGAGTGGTTGGGCCCGGGGCTGTTATGGCATATAAGACGACTAGAAATAGCCGAGTGGGGATTATTGGCACAGAAGCAACCATAAGGTCAAAAAGCTACACAAATGCTATTAAAAAGTACAATGGAAATATAAAAACCTTTTCATCTTCATGCCCCTTATTTGTTCCCTTAGCAGAGGAGGGCTGGACAGATAACGATATTGCTTATTTAGTAGCTAAAAAATATTTAGAGCCATTTTATGAAAAAAGAATAGATACACTAGTCCTTGGGTGTACCCATTACCCTCTTCTTATGGGGGTTATACAAGATGTAATTGGGCCTGAGGTTAAATTAGTAAATCCTGCTCTAGAGGCCGCAATGAATCTAAAGGAACTTTTAGCAAATAAAAAGGGCTTAAGAGAATCAGAAAGTTCTCCTAATCATTTTTTCTATGTCAGTGATAATACAACAAAGTTTGAACAAATAGCAGCCATTGTTCTTAAAAAAATGATACCGCCAGTGCAAAAAATAGATATAGAAAAGTACTAA